The Cylindrospermum stagnale PCC 7417 genome segment AACTATTGCCAGGGCGGAAGAAACGTTGGGTTTTAATTCAGCCTTGAGTCATTTTCAACAAGCTTTAAAACTTTGTCCAGAGAATGATTTAAAAGAAAAAGCTTCCATCCTCCACAACATGGCAAATTTAAAAGCAACACAGGGAGACATAGCTGCGGCTTTGGCTCTTTTCCAGCAATCTTTAGAGATTACCGACAACAGCATCAACTTTGTCCAAGGAAAAGCCGCTACACTTCATGCAATGGCAAATTTAAAAGCGACACAGGGAGATATAGCTGGGGCTTTGGCTCTTTACCAACAATCTTTGGAGATTACCAATAGCATCAACGATGTCCAAGGTAAAGCCGCTACATTGGCAAGTATGGCAAATTTAAAAGCGACACAGGGAGATATAGCTGGGGCTTTGGCTCTTTACCAACAATCTTTGGAGATTATCGACAGCATCAGCGATGTCAAAACCAAAGCCAGTATACTGCACCAAATAGCAGGTTTAAAAGCCACACAGGGAAATATAGCTGGGGCTTTGCCTCTTTACCAGCAATCTTTGGAGATTCACCAAAGCATCAACAATGTTCAAGGGAAAGCCACTACACTGCACAACATGGCAAATTTAAAAGCCACACAGGGAGACATAGCCGGGGCTTTGCCTCTTTACCAGCAATCTTTGGAGATTCAGGAAAGTATCAAAAATGTCCAAGGGAAAGCCGCTACACTGCACAACATGGCAGGATTAAAAGCGACACAGGGAGACATAGCTGGGGCGATCGCACTTTACCAGCAATCTTTGGAGATTCACCAAAGCATCAACGATGTCCGAGGGAAAGCCGCTACACTGTCAAATATGGCTTATTGGGAAGGGCAAAGGGGAAATAAAACCCAACAGTTAGAACTTAATCTGCAATCCGCCCAATTACTCGCGCAAGTCAGCGCTTATTTCAATTTACGGCAGGTTCTGAAAAATTTAGGTGTAGCTGCGGAAACCAACGGTATCATCTACCTTGCCCAAGCTGTATGGTTGTGCCTGCGGATTCAAGTACCTTTGCATAATACTGTCAATACCGTGGAAGCCATGTACTATAAACTACCCCAAGGTAATGAAATGCAAGGTTTGCTGGGTGCAACGGCGATGTTTTTCTGTCAGATGCGAGGGGGTGAGCATCCACAGTTAAAGGAATTGGAATATCGTAGTTTGAAGATTTTATCAGGTGCTGCATCTGACCAAGGTATTGAAACCCAAGAAGCCTTTGATGCTTGGTTTGTGGAGGAACAGTTGAGTGATCCTCAATACTTTATCCCGCGTCTCAATCAACAGATAGAGGCAATTATTGGGGATGGGTGGGTGTTTGATCCTGGGGAAGTCTAAATCAGGATTTTCTGGATTTGAGGATTTTCAGGATTAAGATGAGGATGTAACCAACAATTATTCGTTACTAGATGTATGTTGGGTTGAACAAGGTTTACTGATGTTAACGTGACATACTCCCACACCTCAGCAAGCTGTAGGTGTGGGCTTCTCAGGGACTCCCGGTATCCCGTCGGACATTAACTGAGCTTTGTTTATACTGCACGAGATGCCCCGACGCACAGTTGAACAAGTACAAAAATTGTTCTAGCCTTTGTACTGTCAGAGTTTTACCTACCCACAGAAGGCGACACAGAAGTGTCTGTTACTGGGTAGAACCCCATACTCTGAGTTGTCAAGGTACAGCTTAGAGATGACCAGCATTTATGCCTACAGCACGCTCCGCGAACTGCTTTGCCATCCACTATTATTGTAATGGAAATATCATTACAATGCCAATGGTAAAAGTAAATTTAAATGTCCGCGTAGAGCAATTGGAGATGGAAATATTAGAGCAATACGCAAAACAAGCAGGAAGAACCAAAACAGATATTATTCGTGAATATATTCGGAATTTAAATGTTCATTCCTCATCGCCCAACAACACTGATTAAGCTGCGCTTAATGAAAGCTCGTTGGGCAATTCGTCACTCACGCGTATTCATCTCATCACCTCCCTATCGGCTAGGTGAGAGGCTTCTACTGTTTAAGCTAAAAATATATCCCCACCAGCTTGCAGCTATGACCGTAACCCAAAATATTGAACCCGGTTTAGATGTAATATTTCCTCCAGGAAATATAGAAAGTTACGAACCACCCTTAGAATCATCTCTACATCTACAACAACTGCTTCTACTAATTAAATGCCTAGATTGGTGGTGGCACGATATAAATAAATTTAATAACTATTTTGCCGCAGGTAACATGAGTGTTTACTATAGTCCTCGGCAAATTAAAACCAAAGACTTTCGTGGGCCAGATTTTTTCTTGGTGTTGGATACAGAAAACAAACCGCGTAACAGTTGGGTAGTTTGGGAAGAAGGCGGTAAATATCCCAACTTAATTATAGAATTGCTTTCTCCTTCCACTGCGGCCACTGACAAAGGTTTGAAAAAACAAATTTATCAAGATATTTTCCGCACACCTGAATATTTCTGGTTTGATCCTCAAAGTTTAGAATTTGCTGGTTTTATCTTGCTTGGTGGTACATATCAACCTATAGAACCAAATCCTCAAGGTTTATTGTGGAGTCAGCAGCTAAATTTACACTTGGGTGTGCATGAAGGTAAGTTGCGTTATTTCACCCCAGAAGCACAGTTAATGTTGACACCAGAAGAATACGGGGTACAAGAAAAAGAACGTGCAGAACAAGAAAAAGAACGTGCAGAACGTTTAGCGGCAAAACTAAGAGAATTGAATATTGACCCTGAGAGTTTATAAGTAAAGTAAGCTGTTGCGCTTTTAATGGTCTGTATTTTCTTCATCCAGAAAAACTTGTTCTATATCTTGTGAACCGTGCAAGATACGCACAATCTCAATTCCTGCTTCTATAGCGATCCTAAATTAGATGTGTTCGCGGAGCGTGCCGTAGGCATCACATCTCTTTTTTCTCTTCCTCTGCGACGGCAGTCGCTACAACGGGGGGAACCCCCGCAACGCGCTGCCTCCTCTCTGCGTCTCTGTGGTTCGTTAAAAAAATACTGCTGTTCACAACTCAAATAGGATTGCTATATTGGACGATAAAAAATTAAATTAAATAGTTTTTCACCGGGAAACTTCGTAAAAAAGGCGCTAATTCAGCACGTTTTCTGCCCAGTTGGGGAAATTTAGCCAATTTAGGAAAAGTTTCTCGCAGATTATCGAAAAGATTATCAGCAGCTTTTAAGTTATGGGAACTCCAACAAATAAATTATCCAATCTTGTGGGATGGGCGTCTCGCCCGTCCAATAAACTGGGCGGGCTAGAAGCCCACCCACAAGAATTAGTTGGATATTTTTTTAGTTGGAACTCCCTATTTTGCGCGACATAGTTCCAGATATTCTCAATATCTTGTGCTGCTTGAGTAGAAATCCGAAATCGGCTCATACAATATCATTCTGAGTCAATTTTTGTTGTCCCCGTGTTTTAATATCTTCAAGAAAAGCCGAAAGCGTCTCTTCGTTATATTCAGTATAATCACCACTATCAAGCTGTTTAATGCCGATATTGATTTCCTGTTGTAATGTTGCCAATTTGAGTTTTTGCAGTTCTTCCTCAAGACTCTGGATGTGATCTAGCATTTGCTGAAATGCTTGGGCTTCATGTACCACAACCTCAGCTTTGCCGTTGACAGTTAGTATAAGTGGGGACTTTGTGGACTTGATGCGCTCTACGTAGTCCTTAGCATTGCGCTTAAAGTCGGTGAGAGTTTGAATATTTTCCAGATTGATTCTGATATTCATCACATCTAATAAAGTGCTTTATCAAGTATTTTATCAGATGCTATACCGTCTATTTCTATTTCGAGTCCGTTCAATTCCCAAAAGATTTAAAATAAGAAAATATCTTTGAGCAAGGTGACTCAAACAGCCGTGAATCAGAATGGGGTAACGGTACAACGTAGTGAACCAACTTATTACTCCTTGCTAGGACTGCATCCCTCAGCATCGGTAATCGATATTCGCCGTGCTTATCGGGAACTAAGCAAACGCTATCACCCTGATACTACAGAATTACCTGCTACTATTGCTACCGCCAAATTTCAGCAAATCAACGAGGCTTACGCCACTTTGAGTAGCCCAGAACGGCGGTTAAGCTATGATTTAAAAATTGGCTATTCGCGTTTTGGGGTGATTCAAGCACCCTCAGATTTGAACCATCCTGTTTCCCATCCCTATAACTGGTCGAAGTCAGCTTACCTCGACCCTAGCGATCGCCCTTTGTCAGCGGGGGAGATTTTTGCTTTGTTTATGCTGGTGTTGACGTTTTTGGGTTGTGCGCTATTAGCGATCGCGATCGGCCTAACTCGTGGTGAAGCCGCCTTTCAACCACAACTCCTGCCAGCAATCACCACTGCACAACAGCAGATTACCCATTTATTGCCACTAATTCTCCCGCTGTAAATTAAAAATTAAAAATTTCTGCTGCCAAAATCTAAAATCTAAAATCCAAAATTCTTATGTCTCTACTTCCCTCAGAAACCCCGCTGTATAACCATCCTCTGCCACAAATTGAACAGTGGCTAAAAAACCAAGGCTGTCAACAAGATGAGGCTGAACTACATTGCTGGCATCTGCTGCGACCTAGTTGGAAAGCCGAACTCTGGCTTGATATCGAGCAAGTCACAGTGCGATATATCCAAGCTGGAGACAATGGGCAAGATATCCAACGCTCGTTTAAATATTCTCTCAGTCGGGAAGATATAGAACAAGCAGTTTTTTCTGGCCCCTAAATTGTTTCATGGGTAATAGTTTTACCCATTACCCATTACCCATTACCCATTACCCATTACCCATTACCCATTACCCATTACCCATTACCCATTACCCATTACCCATTACCCATTACCCATTACCCATTACCCATTACCCATTACCCATTACCCATTACCCATTACCCATTACCCATTACCAATCCTTTAAACTTTCCCAAATCGGCGTTCCCGTTGCTGGTAAGCAGATAAAGCACGATGAAACTCAACACGGTCAAAATCTGGCCAGAGAGTATCGGTGATATAAATTTCGCCGTAAGCCATTTGCCAGAGGAGAAAATTCGAGAGGCGCATTTCCCCGCTAGTCCGAATTAACAAATCTGGGTCAGTAATTCCTGCTGTGTACAGGTGGCGTTCAAACACTTCTTCGGAAATTTCATCAGGTTTTAGTAGACCTTGCTGGACTTTTTCGGCGATCGCCCGACAAGCTTGTAAAATCTCCTGCCGTCCACCATAATTTGTGGCTACTGTGAACCGGATAGCACGATTATTTTTAGTTTCTGCCATTGAACGGGAAATTTCCTGTTGAAGCGATCGCGGCAGCGCCTGCAAATTTCCCACAAACTGAATTTGAACATTCTCATCGACCATTTCCCGTAATTCTTGGCGTAAAACTCTCTGGAACAGAGTCATCAAAAAATCCACCTCTTCCTGCGGTCTTTTCCAGTTCTCCGTCGAAAAAGCATAGGCCGTCAGTGCCTGAATTCCCCAATCCTTACAACAACGGAGCAAATCCTTCAGAGCATCTACTCCCCGTTTATGACCCATAATTCGAGGAAGACCTTGACGTTTAGCCCATCGACCATTGCCATCCATAATCACCGCAACATGCTTAGGCAGTAGTTCTGGTTTTAAATCGGAGGGCAGAGATTGCAGTTCAGTTTGTTCAGTAGTCATTTTTTATTTCGAGAAGCGGTCGATGGGAGTCTGAGTAAACGTGAAACCAGTGCTAGTGCCTTACCACCAATCTGACGAACCAAACTTAACAAACCAGGTGCTACAGCTTCCCGATCCACAGTTGGCGACAATCGAGCCTCTAAAGACTCTTTCAGCTTCCTAATCGTCAGTGGTCTGTATAGGGTTCCCCGTTCCGCTAAGGAAATAGAACCCGTTTCTTCTGATACAACGACACAAATGCAATTTTCGACCCGCTCAGTAATTCCCATCGCCGCCCGGTGGCGTGTTCCCAACTGGCGCGAGGCTGTGCGTCCCGAGAGTGGTAAGATTATACCCGATGCCACGATCCGCGAGCCACGAATCAACGTCGCCCCATCATGTAACAGAGTTTTCGGCTGAAAAATTGTCTGTATCAGTTCCTTAGAAACCTCCGCATTCAGCTTGACGCCTGGCACAGAAAAATCTCGCTCATCAATTGGGCCCGTCGTTTCCAAAATTAGCAAAGCGCCAATCCGATTTTTAGACAGTTCTTTAACTGCATCGATAATTTCATCAATCACACTATCAGACTTGGGTACTGCCAGACTGGATGGTTGAAACAAGTGCCGGAATTCGCCACGTCCCAATTGTTCTAAAAATCGCCGAAACTCTGACTGAAGCGCTACCGCCATCGCTACAGCGCAGCCAATCACCAATTTTTCCAGGACAAAGTTTAGCAGGGGTAGCCCCAATCTGCCACTTAGCGCTGAGGCGAGCATCAAGACAATAAATCCCCGCACCATCCACAGTGTCCGGCGCTCACTGATGATCACTAGTATCATGTACGTTAGCGCTAGCACTAACACGATATCCAGAGTCCCAAGCAGCAAGGACTGTGACCATCCCAGGTTTATCAGCCATTGCTTCCACCAATCTCTCATGACATCTGGATTCTAATAGTCATTAGTCATTAGTCATTAGTCATTAGTCATTAGTCATTGGTTCTTAGCTAATGACTAATGACCAGGGACTAAGGACTATTTTTTAAGTCTTTCTGGTAGGCAATCTTGTCGAATCAAGTCTTGATAAGTTTCACGTTGCAAAATCATATTTGCTTCGCCGTTCGCCACTAAAACAGCCGCAGGTCGGGGCAGGCGGTTGTAGTTAGATGCCATACTGTAATTGTATGCACCAGTTCCCATAACGACGAGAATATCTCCCGGTTGAGTTTTTGGCAGTTGGGCATTTTTAATCAGAATATCCCCTGATTCACAATGTTTACCAGCCAATGTGACTGTTTCTGTGAGGGGAGCAGACATTTTATTCGCAACTACTGCCCGATAAACTGATTGGTAAGTAATTGGGCGAGGATTATCTGACATTCCTCCATCAATGGCTACGTAGGTGCGAATTTCGGGAATAGTTTTGGCAGAACCGATAGTGTAGGCGGTAACACAGGCTGTGGCAATTAGCGATCGCCCTGGTTCACACAGTAACTTTGGTAAAGGCAGATTTTCGACTGCACAAGCGGATTGAACCACTTCACAAATCGCCTTTGCCCACTCTTCGATGCTGGGGGGATCGTCTGATTCTGTATACTTAATCCCTAAACCGCCACCAACGTTTAACTCTGTCACTGTTAGTCCATACTTCGCCGCATCCCGCAACCATTGCACCATCACAGCAGCTAGATCGCGATGCGGTTGACGTTCAAAAATTTGGGAACCAATATGGGCGTGTACCCCCACACAGTTTAAGCTCTGTTGTTGACTGACAAAGGCAAAAACCTCATTGAGATCATTGGGGTCAAAGCCAAATTTACTATCTAAATGTCCCGTGCGAATATATTCGTGAGTATGACACTCAATCCCTGGAGTTAGCCGCAGCATGATGCGAATTGCTGGAGAGTTTTCCGCCAAGGCTACCAAGGTATGTAATTCATGCCAGTTATCGACGACAATCGTGCAACCTGATTCGATCGCTAAAACTAGCTCTTCACGAGATTTATTATTCCCGTGCAGGTAAAGTTTACTCGGACTTACACCTGCATTCAGGGCTGTGTAAAGTTCACCCCCAGAAACTACATCTATTCCTAACCCTTCTGAGGCGACGATCGCACAAACTGCTAAACAATTCCAGGCCTTGGAAGCATACAATACCTGAGATTCACCTTTGTAGTATTGCCCGAATGTATCCCGATATTGCCGACAAGCCGAACGCAGGGTGTCTTCGTCTAAAATATACAAAGGCGAACCAAACGAATGAACTAGGGTTGTGACATCACACCCACCAATTTCCAGTAAGTCATGATGATTAACTCTGGCTGTTAAAGGTAGAAGTTCCTGATTAGGCGAAAAATTTGCGGTGGTGTTGGGCCTTTGAGGCAAATACTGACTACCAGAATGTTGAACCCCAGTGGCGTGAGTGGATACCATAACTAATAAAAGTTGTCCTTGTTAAAATTACGCGTGTGAGCAATTTTCCCCCGTCCGAGAATTTCGGGGATTCATCCGTGAATGTGGGATTTTTCCTTTGTCCGTGTCATGCCAAACTGGAAACTGCTACTCGTGACGGCTATGATTTACCAGTCGTTGGGTATTCGCAGTTTTAGTGCTAATTTCCCACTGCGCCGGAGTTCTACTGGATTCGCCACGCATCAATGCAACCACGGTTGTTTTTACTCGATTTTCACCTTTTATTGTACAAGATCCGCGCCAGCTTCCCTCAACGGAAGCTACTGCCTTTCATTCCCGAACTGAACGACTTAGCGGCGGGTAGTTGACTACATAGAAGCATTCAGGCTAATTTTCCCTAACTTGAAAATAACTGTGAGTCTATCAAATTTAAAAATTCAATTTTTGACCCTAGAGCATTTGACCCAATTGCTGGAACTGGATCAAGCCTGTTTTGGCGGTTTGTGGTCGCTAGCAGGCTACCAAAGAGAGTTGGAGAGTCCTAACAGTCATTTGCTTGGTTTATTTTCCCCTCTCACCGGCTCCAGGCTGTTGGGAATGGGTTGCTTTTGGTCAATTTTAGAAGAGGCGCACATTACAATTTTGGCGGTTCATCCCCAATATCACCGTCAAGGCTTGGGTGCGGCTTTACTATATTCTCTGATGAAGACAGCGAGGAATCTTGGTTTGGAGCGAGCTACTCTTGAAGTCAGAGCATCCAACGCGGGGGCAATCTGTTTGTATGAAAAATTTGGCTTCAAAACGGCTGGGCGGCGACGGCGTTACTACCAAGATAATAATGAAGATGCTCTGATTCTTTGGCGTTCAGATTTACAACAGCCAGAATTTGCCGCAACTTTGGCTCACTGGCATACCATAGTTAGCGATCGCGCGAGCGGGTGCTGTTGCCCAATCATCCCAAAAGGATAGTTGCACCGTGCCAAAGGCACAGTGGAAGCTTGCTGGAGCAAGCCTCGGCAACATACGCACCATCGCTTCAGTCAGTCCTCTTGACAGTTGATTAATTAGTCATTGGTAAAAAACAACTGACAATTTATCTCCATTAATGTCAAAAGAATGTAATTTTTCGGTGCCGACTACAATCAGAATATATGATATTTAGTTTTTTTTATATAAAAATAACTAATAAGTTTTCTTTATTTCTTGACAA includes the following:
- a CDS encoding DUF3143 domain-containing protein, whose protein sequence is MSLLPSETPLYNHPLPQIEQWLKNQGCQQDEAELHCWHLLRPSWKAELWLDIEQVTVRYIQAGDNGQDIQRSFKYSLSREDIEQAVFSGP
- the lysA gene encoding diaminopimelate decarboxylase; its protein translation is MVSTHATGVQHSGSQYLPQRPNTTANFSPNQELLPLTARVNHHDLLEIGGCDVTTLVHSFGSPLYILDEDTLRSACRQYRDTFGQYYKGESQVLYASKAWNCLAVCAIVASEGLGIDVVSGGELYTALNAGVSPSKLYLHGNNKSREELVLAIESGCTIVVDNWHELHTLVALAENSPAIRIMLRLTPGIECHTHEYIRTGHLDSKFGFDPNDLNEVFAFVSQQQSLNCVGVHAHIGSQIFERQPHRDLAAVMVQWLRDAAKYGLTVTELNVGGGLGIKYTESDDPPSIEEWAKAICEVVQSACAVENLPLPKLLCEPGRSLIATACVTAYTIGSAKTIPEIRTYVAIDGGMSDNPRPITYQSVYRAVVANKMSAPLTETVTLAGKHCESGDILIKNAQLPKTQPGDILVVMGTGAYNYSMASNYNRLPRPAAVLVANGEANMILQRETYQDLIRQDCLPERLKK
- a CDS encoding type II toxin-antitoxin system prevent-host-death family antitoxin, translating into MNIRINLENIQTLTDFKRNAKDYVERIKSTKSPLILTVNGKAEVVVHEAQAFQQMLDHIQSLEEELQKLKLATLQQEINIGIKQLDSGDYTEYNEETLSAFLEDIKTRGQQKLTQNDIV
- a CDS encoding J domain-containing protein, coding for MTQTAVNQNGVTVQRSEPTYYSLLGLHPSASVIDIRRAYRELSKRYHPDTTELPATIATAKFQQINEAYATLSSPERRLSYDLKIGYSRFGVIQAPSDLNHPVSHPYNWSKSAYLDPSDRPLSAGEIFALFMLVLTFLGCALLAIAIGLTRGEAAFQPQLLPAITTAQQQITHLLPLILPL
- the cdaA gene encoding diadenylate cyclase CdaA; the encoded protein is MRDWWKQWLINLGWSQSLLLGTLDIVLVLALTYMILVIISERRTLWMVRGFIVLMLASALSGRLGLPLLNFVLEKLVIGCAVAMAVALQSEFRRFLEQLGRGEFRHLFQPSSLAVPKSDSVIDEIIDAVKELSKNRIGALLILETTGPIDERDFSVPGVKLNAEVSKELIQTIFQPKTLLHDGATLIRGSRIVASGIILPLSGRTASRQLGTRHRAAMGITERVENCICVVVSEETGSISLAERGTLYRPLTIRKLKESLEARLSPTVDREAVAPGLLSLVRQIGGKALALVSRLLRLPSTASRNKK
- a CDS encoding ribbon-helix-helix domain-containing protein; its protein translation is MPTARSANCFAIHYYCNGNIITMPMVKVNLNVRVEQLEMEILEQYAKQAGRTKTDIIREYIRNLNVHSSSPNNTD
- the uppS gene encoding polyprenyl diphosphate synthase encodes the protein MTTEQTELQSLPSDLKPELLPKHVAVIMDGNGRWAKRQGLPRIMGHKRGVDALKDLLRCCKDWGIQALTAYAFSTENWKRPQEEVDFLMTLFQRVLRQELREMVDENVQIQFVGNLQALPRSLQQEISRSMAETKNNRAIRFTVATNYGGRQEILQACRAIAEKVQQGLLKPDEISEEVFERHLYTAGITDPDLLIRTSGEMRLSNFLLWQMAYGEIYITDTLWPDFDRVEFHRALSAYQQRERRFGKV
- the rimI gene encoding ribosomal protein S18-alanine N-acetyltransferase codes for the protein MSLSNLKIQFLTLEHLTQLLELDQACFGGLWSLAGYQRELESPNSHLLGLFSPLTGSRLLGMGCFWSILEEAHITILAVHPQYHRQGLGAALLYSLMKTARNLGLERATLEVRASNAGAICLYEKFGFKTAGRRRRYYQDNNEDALILWRSDLQQPEFAATLAHWHTIVSDRASGCCCPIIPKG
- a CDS encoding Uma2 family endonuclease, producing MTVTQNIEPGLDVIFPPGNIESYEPPLESSLHLQQLLLLIKCLDWWWHDINKFNNYFAAGNMSVYYSPRQIKTKDFRGPDFFLVLDTENKPRNSWVVWEEGGKYPNLIIELLSPSTAATDKGLKKQIYQDIFRTPEYFWFDPQSLEFAGFILLGGTYQPIEPNPQGLLWSQQLNLHLGVHEGKLRYFTPEAQLMLTPEEYGVQEKERAEQEKERAERLAAKLRELNIDPESL